In Rhodoligotrophos defluvii, the following proteins share a genomic window:
- a CDS encoding ATP-binding cassette domain-containing protein: MAGGGMNSLARSTDTAPSLLSVRGLTRHFGGLTAVEDVSFEIADGEMRCIIGPNGAGKSTVLNMLCGTLKPTAGSILFEGRDLARLSLEGIARAGIARKFQVPSVFETLSVADNLDVAEAGAGGAGTRHSVEEVLDLLDLRRLADIRGGALAHGQKQWLEIGMALVTGPKLLLLDEPTAGMSVEESLRSAAMLRQLAGSVAIIAIEHDMRFVRALACRTTVLHQGRVIAEGPFAEIEANTMVRDVYLGRQ, translated from the coding sequence ATGGCGGGGGGCGGCATGAACAGCCTGGCCCGCTCAACGGACACCGCACCATCCCTGCTGTCGGTTCGGGGGCTGACGCGCCACTTCGGCGGCCTCACCGCCGTGGAGGATGTCTCCTTCGAGATCGCCGATGGCGAGATGCGCTGCATCATTGGCCCGAACGGTGCCGGCAAGAGCACCGTGCTCAACATGCTGTGTGGCACGCTCAAGCCCACGGCCGGCTCCATCCTTTTCGAAGGGCGCGACCTCGCCCGCCTCTCGCTGGAGGGCATTGCCCGCGCCGGCATAGCCAGGAAATTTCAGGTACCGAGTGTGTTTGAGACCCTGTCGGTGGCCGACAATCTCGATGTCGCCGAGGCAGGCGCGGGTGGCGCGGGTACCCGCCACAGCGTCGAGGAAGTGCTGGACCTCCTCGATTTGAGGCGCCTCGCCGATATACGCGGTGGAGCGCTCGCCCACGGCCAGAAACAGTGGCTGGAGATCGGCATGGCGCTGGTGACCGGCCCGAAGCTGCTTCTGCTCGACGAGCCGACCGCGGGCATGAGCGTGGAGGAATCGCTGCGCTCGGCGGCCATGTTGCGCCAGCTTGCCGGCAGTGTCGCCATCATCGCCATCGAGCACGACATGCGCTTCGTGCGCGCGCTCGCCTGCCGCACCACGGTTCTGCATCAGGGTCGAGTGATCGCCGAGGGCCCGTTCGCCGAGATCGAGGCCAACACCATGGTCCGCGACGTCTATCTGGGAAGACAGTAG
- a CDS encoding amidase, which translates to MDWHRLDLRTLAARLASGEVSATELARHMLARIETLNPRVNALSEVIADRALADAARIDDMRRQGVPLGPLAGIPVIAKDNMDTVPAACPGGLPFLSGHRPAQDAPAVQRLRRAGAVVLGVAHSDPGTFGVRTDAVLHPHQPELIAGGSSGGSAAALAAGFAPIALGSDTGGSIRIPSACCLTVGLKPTYGRVPKEGVLPLAPSLDHVGPMARGVRDLAILAAVLDDMPSSPAAEGPLVIGVDAAYYGDADDRVKQGMEVAMAACRDLGWSIREVSLPAPTDFMSWHMLTVGWEAAHYYRAAGYDQRPDLPQLAADLFAAIRRYSGADYAQALRRRGTFRAQVEQALQTVDFLLLPTLAVPTPRRGDRTVFIAGVEHEFTAALVRYTSLFNHTGHPALALPATREAPGRGIGVQLVGRHHDDGALLAAAERLEAELALPVDMAEL; encoded by the coding sequence ATGGACTGGCACCGGCTCGATCTCCGAACGCTAGCGGCCCGGCTGGCCTCCGGCGAGGTTTCGGCAACAGAACTCGCCCGCCACATGCTTGCGCGGATCGAGACCCTCAATCCGCGCGTCAATGCGTTAAGCGAGGTGATCGCCGACAGGGCGCTCGCCGATGCCGCGCGCATTGACGACATGCGCCGGCAGGGCGTGCCCCTGGGCCCCCTCGCCGGAATACCGGTCATAGCCAAGGACAACATGGACACGGTCCCCGCCGCCTGCCCAGGCGGATTGCCCTTCCTGTCCGGCCACCGCCCCGCCCAGGACGCACCGGCGGTTCAGCGCCTGCGCAGGGCGGGCGCAGTCGTGCTCGGCGTTGCCCATTCGGACCCGGGCACCTTCGGCGTGCGAACCGATGCCGTCCTCCATCCGCATCAGCCGGAGCTGATCGCCGGCGGATCGAGCGGCGGTTCGGCGGCAGCGCTTGCGGCAGGGTTCGCCCCCATCGCCCTCGGCAGCGATACGGGCGGCAGCATACGCATCCCCTCGGCCTGTTGTCTGACGGTCGGCCTCAAGCCCACCTACGGGCGGGTGCCGAAGGAAGGTGTTCTGCCGCTTGCGCCCTCACTCGATCATGTCGGCCCCATGGCGCGCGGCGTGCGCGACCTTGCGATCCTCGCCGCCGTTCTGGACGACATGCCATCGTCGCCGGCGGCGGAGGGTCCGCTGGTGATTGGCGTCGATGCTGCCTACTACGGCGACGCCGACGACCGGGTGAAGCAAGGCATGGAGGTGGCGATGGCCGCCTGCCGCGATCTCGGCTGGTCCATCCGCGAGGTTTCGCTGCCCGCGCCTACCGACTTTATGAGTTGGCACATGCTCACGGTCGGCTGGGAGGCCGCGCATTATTACCGGGCTGCCGGTTACGACCAACGCCCAGATCTGCCGCAGCTTGCCGCCGATCTTTTCGCCGCCATCCGCAGGTACAGCGGCGCGGATTACGCGCAGGCGTTGCGCCGGCGCGGCACGTTCCGCGCCCAGGTGGAGCAGGCCCTGCAGACTGTCGATTTCCTGCTCCTTCCGACCTTGGCCGTGCCCACGCCCCGGCGCGGCGACAGGACCGTGTTCATCGCAGGCGTCGAGCACGAATTCACTGCCGCCCTTGTGCGCTACACGTCACTGTTCAACCACACCGGCCACCCCGCGCTCGCCCTGCCAGCGACGCGGGAGGCGCCGGGCAGGGGTATCGGCGTGCAACTCGTTGGCCGCCATCACGATGACGGCGCCCTCCTCGCGGCCGCCGAGCGACTGGAGGCTGAGCTGGCCTTGCCGGTCGATATGGCCGAGCTATAG
- a CDS encoding branched-chain amino acid ABC transporter permease encodes MTDQAPALPATKAVSGARAAKWLLVALGVIFLVAYPAWNDAYSVASLRDVLIFGLFALSLDYFWGKTGILSFGHATFFGLGAYGMGVISIKLGLDPANASLLGLLGGILLAMLVALVVGYFLIFGGVRGAYLTIVTLALTLIAQHIAIGWSDVTGGDSGLIGVPPLTVAGFVFFDPVHQYLLVLAVALTILGGLWWICRGRYGRILAAIEDNELKARTLGHNTPLHLLVVFVASAGIAALAGALYVTGTGFVAPDMIGLMLSTEVIMWVAVGGRGTLIGPFIGAFVVWRLQQEISSLDTRLWPLFIGLFFIAMVFLFPNGVLSLVERAKELSRRWRGAA; translated from the coding sequence ATGACCGATCAGGCACCCGCCCTCCCCGCAACCAAGGCCGTATCCGGCGCAAGGGCTGCCAAGTGGCTGCTCGTCGCTTTGGGCGTGATTTTCCTCGTCGCCTATCCCGCGTGGAACGACGCCTACAGTGTCGCCAGTCTGCGTGATGTGTTGATTTTCGGCCTATTCGCACTGAGCCTCGACTATTTCTGGGGCAAGACGGGGATCCTGAGCTTCGGCCATGCGACTTTCTTCGGCCTCGGCGCCTATGGCATGGGCGTCATCAGCATCAAGCTCGGCCTCGACCCTGCGAATGCGAGCCTCCTCGGTCTGCTGGGGGGCATCCTGCTTGCCATGCTGGTCGCCCTCGTCGTCGGCTATTTCCTTATCTTCGGTGGAGTGCGGGGCGCCTATCTCACCATCGTCACCCTGGCCTTGACGCTCATCGCCCAGCACATCGCGATCGGCTGGTCGGACGTGACCGGTGGAGATTCCGGCCTCATTGGCGTGCCGCCGCTCACCGTGGCCGGCTTCGTCTTCTTCGATCCCGTCCATCAGTACCTTCTCGTGCTCGCGGTGGCGCTCACCATCCTCGGCGGGTTGTGGTGGATCTGCCGTGGGCGCTACGGCCGCATACTTGCCGCCATCGAGGACAACGAGCTCAAGGCGCGCACCTTGGGCCACAACACACCGCTGCATCTTCTCGTGGTCTTCGTCGCCTCGGCCGGCATTGCCGCTCTTGCCGGCGCCCTCTACGTCACCGGCACCGGCTTCGTCGCGCCCGACATGATCGGCCTCATGCTGTCGACCGAGGTCATCATGTGGGTGGCGGTTGGTGGGCGCGGCACCCTGATCGGCCCCTTCATCGGCGCCTTCGTCGTATGGCGCCTGCAGCAGGAGATCAGCAGCCTCGATACGAGGCTTTGGCCGCTGTTCATCGGCTTGTTCTTCATCGCCATGGTGTTCCTGTTCCCGAATGGCGTGCTGTCGCTTGTTGAGCGGGCGAAGGAGCTTAGCCGCAGATGGCGGGGGGCGGCATGA
- a CDS encoding ABC transporter ATP-binding protein — protein MLRVRGLCAGYGQVPVLDGVDLDLDKGEILCLLGRNGAGKTTLMRSLMGLIRPTAGSVVLGEERIDTLRPHQIARRGLAYVPQGRGIFPKLTVRENLELGTRARTDGKGRVPEEIFEHFPRLKERINQLGGTLSGGEQQMLALGRALASTPDVLLLDEPSEGIQPSIVHEIGELLTRIVATTGISVLLVEQNIDLAVQAARRGVVMEKGRIVKQGTTEELSREDVMREYLAI, from the coding sequence ATGCTGAGGGTGCGCGGTCTTTGTGCGGGATATGGGCAGGTGCCGGTGCTGGACGGCGTCGATCTCGATCTCGACAAAGGCGAGATCCTTTGCTTGCTCGGCCGCAATGGCGCCGGCAAGACCACGCTCATGCGCAGCCTGATGGGGCTGATCCGCCCCACCGCCGGCAGCGTCGTTCTGGGCGAGGAGCGGATCGATACGCTACGCCCGCACCAGATCGCCCGGCGCGGCCTGGCCTATGTGCCCCAAGGGCGCGGCATCTTTCCAAAGCTTACCGTGCGCGAGAACCTCGAGTTGGGCACGCGCGCGCGGACGGACGGCAAGGGCCGCGTCCCGGAGGAGATCTTCGAGCACTTCCCGCGGCTCAAGGAGCGCATCAACCAGCTTGGGGGCACGCTTTCGGGCGGCGAGCAACAAATGCTGGCGCTTGGCCGGGCGCTCGCCAGCACGCCCGACGTCCTGCTCCTGGACGAGCCGTCGGAAGGAATCCAGCCCAGCATCGTGCACGAGATCGGCGAGCTTCTCACGCGGATCGTCGCCACTACCGGCATTTCGGTGCTGCTTGTGGAACAGAATATCGACCTGGCGGTGCAGGCGGCCCGCCGCGGCGTCGTTATGGAAAAAGGCCGCATTGTAAAGCAGGGCACCACGGAGGAGCTCAGCCGCGAGGACGTCATGCGTGAATATCTCGCGATCTGA
- a CDS encoding FadR/GntR family transcriptional regulator — translation MATHYADGMKSQENAGIDAVLIRRPKLSNLIADDLRRGIARERLKPGDRLPNERTLAARYGCAKGTVREALKALEVQGLVKMQTGPMGGAEIQPVSVEAATQQLRTYLHFLDLNFEQVYAVRRTVEVTLAESVIGRLSEDQLARLEANIEACEQARLRGDRVEARRAELDFHDILCEACENQLLVFICRFINGLLRDLVEFRSARYEHHDAFGRHNANSHRALVDAYRRGDREAVIALMGEHMHCAERFMRELDATFTSGFLG, via the coding sequence ATGGCAACCCATTATGCAGACGGCATGAAGAGCCAGGAGAATGCCGGTATCGATGCCGTGCTGATCAGGCGGCCGAAGCTGTCGAACCTGATCGCCGACGACCTGCGCCGCGGGATCGCGCGCGAGCGGCTGAAGCCTGGCGACCGGCTGCCGAACGAGCGGACCCTCGCCGCCCGCTACGGATGCGCCAAGGGTACGGTGCGCGAGGCGCTGAAGGCGCTCGAGGTGCAGGGCCTCGTCAAAATGCAGACGGGCCCGATGGGCGGCGCCGAAATTCAGCCGGTCTCAGTGGAGGCCGCAACGCAGCAGCTGCGCACCTATCTGCATTTCCTCGATCTCAATTTCGAACAGGTCTATGCGGTGCGGCGTACCGTCGAGGTGACGCTGGCGGAAAGCGTGATCGGCCGGCTCAGCGAGGATCAGCTTGCGCGACTTGAGGCCAATATCGAGGCCTGCGAGCAGGCGCGGCTGCGGGGGGACCGGGTGGAGGCGCGCCGCGCGGAACTCGACTTCCATGACATTCTCTGCGAGGCCTGCGAAAACCAGCTCCTCGTTTTCATTTGCCGCTTCATCAACGGTCTGTTGCGCGACCTGGTCGAATTCCGCTCTGCGCGTTACGAGCACCACGACGCCTTCGGCCGGCATAACGCCAACAGCCATCGCGCGCTCGTGGACGCCTACCGGAGAGGCGATCGCGAAGCGGTCATCGCCCTCATGGGCGAGCACATGCACTGCGCAGAGCGTTTCATGCGCGAGCTCGACGCCACGTTCACGTCAGGTTTTCTAGGGTAA
- the urtB gene encoding urea ABC transporter permease subunit UrtB, whose translation MTQFVPVLLNALTLISILMLVALGLAVIFGLMNIINLAHGEFVTIGAYTLALTQAMGGNYWLALAVAPFVGAALGLTVEWTMVRHLYRRPLAVILATWGLGMVLQQGLQIIFGAAPQRVAGPLSGAVEIFGAPYPAYRLLLIGFAIAIVLACYAGFRWTRFGLDLRAVIQDRDMAAALGIDTGRVYSLAFALGAAIAAVAGVLIAPLTVVIAQMGINYLARSFFVVIVGGVGGIGGVAAGSAVVGGTESLLNYQVPVTVSQALVLVLAIVIVRFRPRGLVPL comes from the coding sequence GTGACCCAGTTCGTACCGGTCCTTCTCAATGCTCTGACGCTCATCAGCATCCTGATGCTGGTGGCGCTGGGGTTGGCCGTGATCTTCGGCCTGATGAACATCATCAATCTCGCCCACGGCGAGTTCGTCACAATCGGCGCCTATACCCTCGCCCTGACCCAGGCCATGGGGGGCAATTATTGGCTCGCACTGGCTGTTGCGCCTTTCGTCGGCGCGGCGCTGGGCCTGACGGTCGAATGGACCATGGTCCGCCATCTCTATCGCCGACCCCTTGCCGTCATCCTCGCCACCTGGGGCCTCGGCATGGTGCTGCAGCAAGGATTGCAAATCATCTTCGGGGCCGCGCCGCAGCGCGTGGCGGGCCCGTTGAGCGGTGCCGTCGAGATCTTCGGCGCGCCTTATCCCGCCTACCGCTTGCTGTTGATCGGCTTCGCGATCGCAATCGTCTTGGCGTGCTACGCCGGTTTCCGGTGGACCCGTTTTGGCCTCGACCTGCGCGCCGTCATCCAGGACCGTGACATGGCGGCCGCCCTCGGTATCGATACCGGAAGGGTCTATTCGCTCGCCTTCGCGCTGGGAGCCGCCATTGCCGCCGTGGCGGGCGTGCTGATCGCCCCGCTCACCGTGGTCATCGCCCAGATGGGCATCAACTATCTCGCACGCTCCTTCTTCGTCGTGATCGTCGGCGGCGTTGGCGGGATCGGCGGCGTGGCTGCCGGTAGCGCGGTGGTAGGCGGCACCGAGAGCCTGCTCAATTACCAGGTCCCGGTCACCGTCTCGCAGGCGCTCGTGCTTGTGCTCGCAATCGTCATCGTCCGCTTCCGCCCGCGTGGTCTGGTGCCGCTATGA
- a CDS encoding substrate-binding protein codes for MQGRRFTRRTALKGLGVAGLTTAVTGFPAILRAQDTVTIGFLSALTGLETILGETQLNCFQLAVEELNAKGGIAGREIKYIVEDDQTTTRGAIDKARKLVFQDKVDAIIGLIASLEHVAARSVTTPAKKLLIYTTYYEGEVCERYFAATGQVPNQQIDPTTDWLTQNIGKSVYILGSDYIWPRRSAEAIRTAFERNGGKVLGTDFFPFGTQDFGPAFDKVRGAKPDIVWMMVAGADGVTALKQYRDFGLEPQLVGNGWDEIYSFAHPELAKGAISNQAYFMGIDSDRNRAFIKAYQDRFGAGKPINAIGEAAYDAVHLYALAVEKAGTTDVEKVIPALSQVEFEAPQGHVNMSAANNHMLCNSILARANAEGMWETIQNFGQIEPIIPGCKLN; via the coding sequence ATGCAAGGCAGGAGATTTACGCGGCGCACGGCGCTGAAAGGCCTGGGTGTCGCGGGATTGACGACCGCGGTGACCGGCTTTCCGGCTATTCTGCGCGCCCAGGACACCGTCACGATCGGTTTCCTTTCGGCACTGACCGGTCTCGAGACCATCCTCGGCGAGACCCAGCTCAATTGCTTCCAGCTCGCCGTCGAGGAGCTGAACGCCAAGGGCGGGATCGCCGGCCGCGAGATCAAGTACATCGTCGAGGACGATCAGACCACCACCCGCGGCGCTATCGACAAGGCCCGGAAGCTGGTGTTCCAAGACAAGGTCGATGCCATCATTGGCCTCATCGCCAGCCTCGAGCACGTCGCGGCCCGCTCCGTCACCACGCCGGCCAAGAAGCTGCTCATCTACACCACCTATTACGAGGGCGAGGTCTGCGAGCGCTATTTCGCGGCCACTGGCCAAGTGCCGAACCAGCAGATCGATCCGACCACGGACTGGCTGACGCAGAACATCGGCAAGTCCGTCTACATCCTGGGTTCGGATTACATCTGGCCGCGGCGCAGCGCCGAGGCGATCCGCACCGCCTTCGAGCGCAACGGTGGGAAGGTGCTGGGCACCGATTTCTTCCCGTTCGGCACCCAGGACTTCGGCCCCGCCTTCGACAAGGTGCGCGGCGCCAAGCCCGATATCGTGTGGATGATGGTGGCCGGCGCCGATGGCGTGACCGCACTCAAGCAGTACCGCGACTTCGGACTGGAGCCTCAGCTCGTCGGCAACGGCTGGGACGAGATCTATTCCTTCGCCCATCCCGAGCTCGCCAAGGGAGCGATCTCCAACCAGGCCTACTTCATGGGCATCGATTCCGACCGCAACCGCGCCTTCATCAAGGCCTATCAGGACCGGTTCGGCGCGGGCAAGCCGATCAACGCCATCGGCGAGGCGGCCTATGACGCGGTGCATCTCTACGCGCTGGCGGTCGAAAAGGCCGGCACGACCGACGTGGAGAAGGTTATCCCCGCTCTGAGCCAGGTGGAGTTCGAGGCGCCGCAGGGCCATGTCAACATGTCTGCCGCCAACAACCACATGCTGTGCAACAGCATCCTCGCGCGCGCCAACGCTGAAGGAATGTGGGAAACGATCCAGAATTTCGGACAGATCGAACCCATCATCCCGGGCTGCAAGCTGAACTGA
- a CDS encoding NAD(P)H-dependent oxidoreductase, producing MNVLIVYAHPEPSSFSAALRDRAAEALRASGHEVAISDLYAEGFNPVAGRHDFHSVADPDRFHYQSEQAHAAREQAFSPELVREQRRVAAADFLILQYPLWWGAPPAILKGWFERVLAYGFAYVDGHRFDTGLFKGRRAMLSVTTGGTTERFGPTGVYGEIDRVLWPVQRLTLQYMGYEVEEPFVAYGTPRVGDEGRAAYLDAFAARVLAAAAKPVDRSRRVDNPLDLVPADAWAQQR from the coding sequence ATGAATGTTCTCATCGTCTATGCCCATCCGGAACCGAGCTCGTTCTCGGCGGCGCTGCGCGACCGGGCGGCTGAGGCTCTGCGCGCTTCGGGTCACGAGGTCGCCATCTCCGACCTCTATGCGGAAGGGTTCAACCCGGTGGCCGGCCGCCACGACTTCCATTCCGTGGCCGATCCCGATCGCTTCCATTATCAGAGCGAGCAGGCCCATGCGGCGCGTGAGCAGGCCTTCAGCCCCGAACTCGTGCGCGAGCAGCGGCGGGTGGCCGCGGCCGATTTCCTGATCCTGCAATATCCGCTGTGGTGGGGCGCCCCGCCGGCCATCCTCAAGGGCTGGTTCGAGCGCGTCCTCGCCTATGGCTTTGCCTATGTGGACGGGCACCGTTTCGACACCGGCCTGTTCAAAGGCCGCCGTGCGATGCTGTCGGTGACCACCGGCGGTACCACCGAGCGCTTCGGTCCGACCGGCGTCTATGGCGAGATCGACCGGGTGCTATGGCCCGTGCAGCGGCTGACGCTGCAGTATATGGGCTACGAGGTGGAGGAACCGTTCGTCGCCTATGGCACCCCGCGCGTGGGCGACGAGGGCCGCGCCGCCTATCTCGATGCCTTCGCGGCACGCGTGCTGGCTGCCGCGGCCAAGCCCGTGGACCGCTCGCGCAGGGTGGACAATCCCTTGGACCTGGTGCCCGCCGACGCCTGGGCCCAGCAGCGCTAG
- a CDS encoding M81 family metallopeptidase, translating into MRLVIARMNHETNTFSPVPTPLSSFEPRWGADVLAAARGSQTAMGAFLDFASAIGAEIETPVFATAFPSGPVDDAAFEAMSAAIVTAAEKGCDAVLLDLHGAMVTQAHEDGEGELLERLRRVVGSLPIGVALDMHANISARMVEMADAIVGFRTYPHVDMYDTGERTAVLIRPLLEGGRKPAMAWRQLPLLAHTLCMNTGVAGAMRDAVDAARAVEGREGVLSASVFGGFSLADIRDAGLSVVVVADGRDLAEATADELAARIWTRRDEFVYREVPLRQSVAEARRAAERPGKGPVLLLDHGDNCMSGGTCDTMDVLAEALNQGLEDILVGPIRDPRAVAELAAAGEGAQVTLGIGHRTPMPLLEAAPRPPLTLSGTVRTIGQGTYVISGPTYTGMRCDMGKSVVLDTGAALVVICERTHEPWDLGVFTCLGLDPSAHSFLILKSRMYCRPVFEPLSRAVIECASMGVTSSDYSLFRFRRLRRPIYPLDEEIRWQPIMQTA; encoded by the coding sequence GTGCGCCTCGTCATTGCGCGCATGAACCACGAGACGAACACGTTTTCGCCCGTGCCGACGCCGCTTTCGTCCTTCGAGCCGCGATGGGGCGCTGATGTGCTTGCCGCTGCCCGCGGGTCGCAGACGGCCATGGGCGCATTCCTGGATTTCGCCTCGGCCATCGGGGCAGAGATCGAGACCCCGGTCTTCGCCACCGCCTTTCCAAGCGGCCCGGTGGACGACGCCGCTTTCGAAGCCATGAGCGCGGCGATCGTGACGGCTGCTGAGAAGGGGTGCGATGCGGTGCTGCTCGACCTGCACGGCGCCATGGTCACCCAGGCCCATGAGGACGGGGAAGGGGAGTTGCTCGAGCGCCTCCGCCGGGTCGTGGGCAGCCTGCCGATCGGCGTGGCGCTCGACATGCATGCCAATATTTCGGCACGGATGGTGGAAATGGCGGACGCCATCGTTGGCTTCCGCACCTATCCGCATGTCGACATGTACGACACGGGCGAGCGGACGGCAGTGCTCATCCGTCCGCTGCTCGAGGGCGGGCGGAAGCCCGCGATGGCCTGGAGGCAGCTGCCGCTGCTTGCCCATACGCTGTGCATGAATACGGGCGTTGCGGGGGCGATGCGTGATGCTGTGGATGCGGCGCGCGCCGTGGAGGGCCGCGAGGGTGTCCTTTCGGCGAGCGTCTTCGGCGGCTTCTCCCTTGCCGACATCCGGGACGCCGGCCTGTCGGTGGTTGTGGTCGCCGACGGGCGGGACCTGGCGGAAGCCACCGCTGACGAACTGGCCGCCAGGATTTGGACGCGCCGCGACGAGTTCGTCTACCGGGAGGTTCCGCTCCGGCAGTCAGTGGCAGAGGCGCGCCGGGCGGCCGAGCGGCCGGGGAAAGGACCCGTTCTGCTGCTCGACCACGGCGACAACTGCATGTCCGGCGGCACCTGCGACACGATGGATGTGCTCGCGGAGGCACTCAATCAGGGGCTGGAAGATATCCTCGTCGGCCCGATCCGCGACCCGCGGGCGGTGGCCGAACTTGCCGCGGCCGGAGAAGGGGCCCAGGTGACGCTTGGCATCGGCCACCGCACGCCGATGCCGCTTTTGGAAGCAGCCCCGCGCCCGCCGCTCACCCTGAGCGGGACCGTACGGACCATCGGCCAGGGAACCTATGTCATCTCCGGCCCCACCTATACGGGCATGCGCTGCGACATGGGGAAGAGCGTGGTGCTGGATACAGGTGCTGCGCTCGTGGTGATCTGCGAGCGGACGCACGAACCCTGGGACCTCGGCGTGTTCACTTGCCTTGGTCTCGACCCCTCGGCCCACAGCTTCCTTATCCTCAAGTCGCGGATGTACTGCCGACCGGTCTTTGAACCTTTGTCGCGCGCCGTGATCGAGTGCGCGAGCATGGGCGTGACCAGTTCTGACTACAGCCTCTTCCGTTTCCGCAGGCTGCGCCGACCGATTTACCCACTGGACGAAGAAATCCGATGGCAACCCATTATGCAGACGGCATGA